TGTGGCAAACGGTCCAACAGTAAATGCTGACGtgttcattaaaataatattaaaaaaattatttacatttttaaaaatgccacatcagcaatttaattttttttattgacatcGCAAGTGTGCATTTGAATAAAGACAGTCATGGATGAGATCTAGAGGAAAAAATGACAAGATCAGTCATGGATGGGTTGATTTATAGGCGGTGGCAACGAGAtcgagaggaaaaaaaatacaagatcaatcATGGATGGCGGCAACGAGATCGTGAGGAGACGATATGACCCAAATCGTAGGGCTTGCATGCACGATAGCAGAGCTATGCATTGAGGACAACGATTTGGGCTTCATTGGCGGTCAATCTCTCTATCCTTCGGCTTAGGCTTGGCGTGACTCGTGAGtgatgagagtgagagtgagagtgaggagaacaaatttttttcGAAGGATTGTAAATGGTTTGAAGGGAGTATCAGTGTGTTAGATATTTTACAGGTGTGGGTGGGTTATTTTACGGTCAAAcacattaattttcaatttgaccTTATTTTcctgagtgtgtgtgtgtgtgtatatataattcATCATCtagcaaacaaaaaatttacagTTCATGATTAAAAAACATGTAACTAAAGATGTATTGAATATAATGCAATAATACCATATTTATTGAGAGAAAGAAAGgtaattacaaataaatattaaCATGAATAGgtctttatttgttatttttttacaataacaCCAAGTGGTACATTctcgaagaaaatgaaaaaaagaaaaaacaccaAGATGTAGCAATTGAGTTTCAAGAACCTTGGCAGACCTCTTTTCATTATAGATCACATGTACATTATGGTATGATCTCATTAACTATAATGAAACTAATGAAGATTAGCTTCCCCACTTTGCCAGTGACATCTGCAATTGGAGATGGACGTTTGGTCGTATTGTATTCATTATCACAATTTGCATTTAATAAAGCTGCATCCGTAGCTAAATTTTTCGCTTTTGTATAATCCATTAAAACCGAAGCCAAGTATGCATTAGTCAAATTCTCTTGTGCATTAGTAAAATCGGTTTGGCAATTCTGAAGTAGAGCCTTATCCTGTGGATTATTGAGTGTTTCAAGaatttttgggatttgtttAACAATGGTAGTGTGTAATAGATCTATGTTTGCAGAAATAGAAATGCGGAAAAGATCATCTAGATCAGCTGTAGGAGTACGATCGTTTGCAGCAAAAGTTGATGAGCACAACTCATAGTCCGTGGATTTGTGGCAAATGCTATCAAGATAGGTACTGTTTACTGCATTAGAAACTTGGTACAAAAGAGAGGTGACTAGTAAGGGGATTACCAAGATTGAAAGGCAGCTAATTGGAGataccattttctttttcctttttccaagTTCTTTGTCAAGAATGATATTATTGATTCATGTATCTTTTGATTTCCTATTTATACTATCTTAAGTTGGCATGAGACAGCTATttttcactaaatttttttgaaaaacaactttatttcATGCCAATTCATTTTCCAATATTTGAGTAGCAATCATAAAATGAGTTGCAAAATTAtcgtttgatttcttttatttagctTGGCGGAGGTTGAATTActtttcaaaagaaaacaactctatctatatttgaattactttttttagtTTGACGAGAcatagaggttttttttttttttaattttttttaattttttaatttatttttatctagttgttttctaaaattacaaaacaactctatctcaagTCAAGAGAAATAAGAGAAGTAAAAACTATAAATAGACCAATACTTTACGGGTATTTAATTAGTAAATACTAGTGAATACACATCAATATCCTATGTCcataaaatacacaaaaatgtgtgagggaaaataaatttgatgagTGGCTATCTATATAATAATTAGATAGGATggatttctaattttctatctTTAATCACAAACTCACGATGTAGAAGTAAAACAATAAGCAATAAGCCACCATTGGGTGCCCCAAAGACTTGGAAAGATGCTTagccaataaaaagaaaagaaaaaagaaagtcatTAGTTAAATAAACAATTCTTTTTGAATAGCACATCAACAGGAGGTGCTAGCAATGCTCATTGAGCTTTCTAAATAACACATCATATTCATTGCTTATTTAcgtatttattttaaattcttaatCAAACATGCCAAATGCTATGTGCTTGGTTTAAACAAAATTGATAGATAATAAAATTGTGCCTCATATCCAAATCTAAGCAACAAAGGATGGGTCTCAAATCATTAATCATAAATTTAGTTTAAGGTCTTATGACAATGGCAGTAAAACACAATAAACCATAAAGCTGTCACTCCCAATAATCTGTTTTCTCATACAGtcccacacacaaaaaaggtgAGGTAGACACTGGTGATAGAAAAAATATCAATATCTTGCTGGCGGTGGTGGTGattgtaaaaaacaaaaacaaaatacccaTAGACCATGCCTTTGAAAGTGTAATAATAACTTGAGCAACTCATGGTAAAGCAACTTATATATGTCAATTAGAGATGGTAATTGTCCCATTAACTGGTATAGTGGTGGTGGCGATGATTGCTGCAAACCCCCTAGAAAACCATGCCATATCGGATTGGGGAATGCCCTTGAGAGTGATCTATATCCATGTCGTGGTGTCCTAGTATAGAAACTTGAACTACTACGGGGAGCAACACGACCAACTTCGCTGTTAGATCCACCCCGACATTGTTTGTTGCCATGTATTGTAGTGAGAGTAGTACTGCTCCTTTTGGATACGtactcatcatcatcatcacatgCAAATTAGACTTTGTTCTTGATGTTAGAAGTAGGTTTCTCTTCCGAGGAGGACTTATCGAAGAATAAAAGTTTTGCTGGTTTGTCCATCTTTTCAAACATTTGCTTGAATATTGTAGGGGCTATGTCATCCGTGTATAATAGTGATggtctctgttttttttttttaatcaattcgttaataaaaaacatataatctaTCAATGGCGGGTCCAAAATTTTTTCTCAAGGTAGTTATTAAGAAGCTTAAATTAAATAAGATTAAATAAAATCTTGA
This DNA window, taken from Quercus robur chromosome 2, dhQueRobu3.1, whole genome shotgun sequence, encodes the following:
- the LOC126694400 gene encoding uncharacterized protein LOC126694400 — encoded protein: MVSPISCLSILVIPLLVTSLLYQVSNAVNSTYLDSICHKSTDYELCSSTFAANDRTPTADLDDLFRISISANIDLLHTTIVKQIPKILETLNNPQDKALLQNCQTDFTNAQENLTNAYLASVLMDYTKAKNLATDAALLNANCDNEYNTTKRPSPIADVTGKVGKLIFISFIIVNEIIP